One window of Papilio machaon chromosome 18, ilPapMach1.1, whole genome shotgun sequence genomic DNA carries:
- the LOC106715477 gene encoding larval cuticle protein A2B, translating into MAFKFIALACLVAAASAGLVPAAVSYAAPAYHTAPVAYAAAPVAKLAVEEYDAHPQYSFAYEVQDGLTGDSKSQHETRDGDVVHGSYSVVDPDGTKRTVDYTADPHNGFNAVVNKEPVAVKVAKVAAPVAYHAAPVAYHASPVAYHASPVAYHAAPVVHAAPLAYSAPIYHH; encoded by the exons GGCTTTTAAA ttcATCGCCCTGGCTTGCCTCGTGGCGGCCGCTAGCGCCGGCCTGGTGCCCGCAGCAGTCTCGTATGCGGCGCCTGCCTACCACACCGCGCCCGTGGCCTATGCCGCCGCTCCCGTCGCCAAGCTCGCCGTAGAGGAATACGACGCACACCCGCAGTACAGCTTCGCTTACGAAGTGCAAGACGGTCTCACCGGAGACTCAAAGTCCCAGCATGAGACTCGCGATGGCGACGTCGTCCACGGATCCTACTCTGTCGTCGACCCTGACGGCACCAAGCGCACCGTCGACTACACCGCCGACCCGCACAATGGTTTCAACGCCGTCGTCAACAAGGAACCTGTCGCCGTCAAGGTCGCCAAGGTCGCCGCGCCCGTCGCTTACCACGCTGCCCCCGTCGCCTACCACGCCTCCCCCGTCGCCTACCACGCCTCCCCTGTTGCCTACCACGCCGCACCCGTGGTACACGCCGCACCTCTAGCGTACTCTGCCCCCATTTACCACCATTAA